Proteins encoded by one window of Acidimicrobiales bacterium:
- a CDS encoding amidohydrolase family protein has translation LAYSEGQIGWIPYILERADKVWEDNRAWGGVADKIPEPPSTYYFKNITGCFFDDAHGLNNLDAVGVDNITFETDYPHSDSTWPHTLEVAKKLMGHLPPDVIYKIVRGNAIRLFELDFDK, from the coding sequence GCTGGCCTACAGCGAAGGCCAGATCGGCTGGATCCCCTACATCCTCGAGCGCGCCGACAAGGTGTGGGAGGACAACCGGGCGTGGGGTGGCGTGGCCGACAAGATCCCCGAGCCGCCGTCGACCTACTACTTCAAGAACATCACAGGTTGCTTCTTCGACGACGCCCACGGGCTGAACAACCTCGACGCCGTTGGCGTCGACAACATCACCTTCGAGACCGACTACCCGCACTCCGACTCGACGTGGCCCCACACGCTGGAGGTGGCGAAGAAGTTGATGGGTCATCTGCCGCCCGACGTGATCTACAAGATCGTGCGCGGCAACGCCATCCGCCTCTTCGAGCTGGACTTCGACAAGTGA